AGCAGTGGTGCGCATACTGTTAACTTGTTAAAAAATGGCAGAGTGTATTTAACCAATTTACCAAAAAATGGCAGTGTACCAGTACGAATAAATGAAAATACCAAGTACACAATACAAACGCTCGGTGTTGGCGGGGTTAGAACAAAGTCAAGTACGTTAATATATAAACATGCAAAAATTGAGGACCCCATCAATGATAGTGGCTATTTAATGCCACTGCGTAATTTGGGGATAGATATTATCCCACGTACGCTAGTTAAAGGTAACTATCGTTATTTATTTGTCGCCGACAAGGCCAATAACCTACATAAAGTAGATTATTCAAAAGCAACACCTGAACTAGTATGGTCAATACCTTTAGATGGTAAAGTGGTTAATAAGCCCTTGGTCGAGCAGGGCAACTTATATTTTGGGGTGAGTAAAATTGATGGCTCAGGGGCTGTTTGTTCATTAAATGTGAATTACTCGACGCGTAAATCTTGCAAAACAACAACCGATGCTGTGATAGCAGGTGCACTTGTTATGGATCTTTACCAAGGTCCCAATAAAGTCGATAGCAGCATTATCTTTGTTAGTCATAAGGGACTCGTCCTTGAATATACGTCTAATTTGGTTGAGTTGCGTAAAACATCAAACTTACCTGCGTCTATGCTAGGTAAGTCTATCGTTGCGACCCCCGCAATCAATCGCAGAGAAGGCCGAGTCTATTTCCAATATCAAGATATTCATTCACAAGAAACCAAATTGACCTCGATTAAGTTTTCGAATAGTGGTGGAAGTAGCGCTGAACCAATTAACCCCGGCGATCCCGGTGTTGACCCGGGAGACAATCCGGGGGGGCCCATAATTGGACCGATAGATCCTCCACTCTATTCCTTTACAGTACCATTGAGAGCGCTTTCTAATATGGAGTTGGCAGAGCTTAATGAGGAGTCGGTAAAAATCGACAACATGTTTGAAGTGGAATGGACTGCCACAGTGCAAGATGCTGTCAAGCAACCAGGAGGTCAGCATGAGTAAATTTAACACCTTATGTTTGTATTTATTGATGTGTATTGGCTTTGCAACTCAGGCAAATGCGTCAAGTAAGCCACAATATTGTTTGGGCGGAACAAAAACGGTGGGTCTTGATAGTGGCAAGACACGTCAAAGATTTACCGTCGAACTAGCTGACCCAAGAATGGCATCGAGATTTGCGGATGTCATGATGTTCACCAATGGCACGGTGACGAATATTACAGCGCCAAATGGCCATATCTATCAAACGACGCGTGACTTTGGGGTTGGGAGCTACCGATTTATATCTATATTCAGTTGGGGTAATGGAGCTAATTTGGATCCTGTTGTTTGTAATAGAACGCTTGAAGTTAAACCCTACTCAAAGCCGAGCATCGCTTTTGGGCATACGCGTGATGCAAATGATGATACTAAAGTTACCCTAACAGCACGTGTAACGGACTCAGCCAGCCAGATTGAATCTTTTTCCTTGTGCCAAAGTAATACGGCAGGTGCCTGTATCGATGGAGGTTATCGCAAAACCTTTAATCCAAATTCGAGCTCAGATCAGAGCGCGAATATCACGGTAGGGTATGATAATGATGTGCATTACACGGTTAAAGCGACCAATGATATTAATATCAGTGATTCCAAAACTATAACTGTACATAAAGCGACAGAAGAGGATAGGCCTTCGCAAGTCACTTTAAAAGTTTATGATGTCGATGGCAATGAGCTCGCCAATAACAGTGTTTTAACTGTAGGTACAGATGTCCATGCTGTTGTCAGTATCGATGATCCAGATGCTCAGTCTTATAATTGGCCAAGCAGTGCAATCATAAACGATACAACCGTAAAAAATGCGAGCACGCTGACGTTAGCGGGTGTCTTTGAAACGCTCTCATGCTTTGAGAGTGGTAATAAAAAGCAAACGGCTTGTAGCGAACGCTTTTCTGTTACTGAGGATACGACATTTACCGCACGCTCAGGCAGTGGTACATCCAATGCTATCCACCTTAAGACCGCGTCTTTACCAAGTATTACCGAGATAGCTTTAACGAACGAATTTGCAAACGCCAATGAAACCGTCACCCTGACCTTTAAGGCGTGGGATGCAGGCGCACGGGTAGCACAAGAGAGATTACAAGTCTGTGTCGTGCCCGGTTCGCAATCAAATATAACGTCTTGTCCTAGTAACCATAACAGATCTGGAAGCTTGGTGTACCAAAACGACAAGTACGCGCTCTCCTTTAAAGCCCCATCAAGCAATATTACAGCGCAGTATACTGTGGTGATATTAGCTAAAGATGATGTAATAGATAAATGGGTGCCCGGTTCAGTCGGTCTCACTGTTTTTGTGCCTGTAGCTATTCTATTAAACGATCCGCCCTCGGACAGTAAAGTCCACAATCGAAATACTACATATACATACCATGTGAAATTGGGGGCATTGAGCAGTGCCCATTTAGGCGCAAAAATTAATGCCATAGAGCTATATAAAAGTGGAGAGTCGGGCGTTGTGGTAGCCGATGCGATCAATCCAGGAAATTTGGATGAACAGGGGTTACCGAGCGTATTTCCCATCAAATGGAAACCCGGCAACACACTGAGTGACAAACAAACTTTTAAAGTACGAGCACGCATAGCAGTCAATCAGACTGAGATGCGGTATGAGAGTGTAGGCGAATATCGTTTTACTATTGAGTCAGTTGCACCGACTACACCTAGACTCAGTATTACCCCCAGTGCAGACGCACCTGGGCACTTTACTCTAACCATGCCGCCGGTCAACTTTGCCGATAAATATTCTATTTTTGAACGTGCGAGCAATAATACGGGCACTAATCTGAATGACCCACAGCAGTGGAAGCAGTTCGAGGATATTCATTTTAATAGTGATAGCCTCAAGATTGAAAAAGAAATACGTAAATCGTCTGACACGTTTAATGAAACTTTTACCTATTGCGCCGTAGCGCGTAATGGCAACCTATCGAGTAGTACAAATTACAACAGCATTAGAAACTTGTGTGTGACCTACACCAATAATAACGAAGGGGGCTTGCCATTGCCGCCGAGGTTTACGACGGATATAGATAACATACCAAGCGGCCCTTATACCTTGGCGTGGAGTTCAGAGGACCAAAATAGCAGCTCTGTGAGATTTAAACTAGAAAGCCAAGTTGCTTCGGGACCTTGGCGAACGCTGTTATCAAACACCAGAAACAGGTCTTTCTCTGTCCAAAGCCCTGCCATACAACACGAGGTAAACTATCGGATTAGTGCGTGTAATGTAAATAACGCAAATAAATGCGCACGAGGACAAACGTTAACGCTTCAACATGCTCCGCCTATTATTAGCTTGGCAAAAATGTGTACCACGGGTGACTGTTTAGAGATACAGGGTGCTGGCTTTCATCAGCAAGGGCCGATCTTTATTCAAGAAAACCTGACGGCGATCCCGCATCAAATTGCAGCCAGTAATGTCACGCTCACAACGAGCGCAAATGGCGCTCAAGTGTTGACGGTTAGAAATTTACCAACCGATGTGAAACATGCTTATCACCAAGGCGGGATTTCTGTTGGCGTAAAAAATAAGTTTATTAACAGCCCAATTGTCGAATACAGCACCGGTGAGCACATTGGTGAGGTTATCGACCCGCTCAACCACACCCCTACATTAGGAAAAAGTGGTCAAATCTATGTGGGTATGAACAATAAATTATGTGCTTTTTCTGGTCAAAACCGAAAGTGGTGTAATACAACAGGTGGGTTTTTGTCTTCACGTGCCATTGTCACTTCATCGGGTATTGGCACGGATGTTATTTTTGCTGGATCTCGCGATCACAGTATTTATGCCTGGAACCAAAACGGCACGCAATTGTGGAAAAACACCACGCAGGGGGCCATAGAAGCCGAAGGCTTATTAGTGGGCGAAAGGCAAACTGATGCGACGCTATTTTACGGTTCTGATGACGGCGCTTTATATGCGCTCAATGCTTTAGATGGTGAAACCAAATATGTATATAAATTAGGCGCTCGTACAATTCAAAAGCCCATGTTGGTGGGCGACAATGAAATATGGGTGACGACCTCAGGCGATCAGCTGCATGTAATAAAACGAGGCAGTGCTGGGCTCGATAGGCTCAACTGGGGCGATCTACAGCGCTCTGCGTTGCTTGATGGTTTTAATAGGGACATTCCAACAGGTTGGGTGCCGACCAATGCCGATCATGAGGCAACATATACTTTGTTGAAGCTCGGCTATGTCATCTTAAAGCGTGAGTTGAGCCGCTTTGAGCTGTCATTTTTAACCTATACGGTGCGCTACAGTAATGTGACTATTCAAGAGGTTGTCGACGCAATGTTGCAATCTGATGAAGGAAAGCGCAATCACCCTGAAAGTCTATCCAGTGCCCATTTTTATGACTCAATCAGTAATGCTATCTTTTTTGCAGTGAAACAAGAGATGTTAGGTTCTGGCCGTTTGTATTGGGTTAACCAGTTAAACGCAGGTCTTTCAAGAACTGACTTTATTGTTAAGTTGATGAACGGATCTAATGAAGTGTCTGAGCGATACAAGCCGGTAGTCAGAAGCTCACTGTTTTATTACTACGGCCTGTGTCATGAAACAAGCCAGTGTGAATTAACAACTGACTCTGACGGTGATGGCGTAAATGATTGGATTGAATCGGAACTGGGTACAAATAAGATGGACCCAAGAGATGGTTTGCTCACACCACCGAGCCTGGCGTTAAATCAAGTTGAAGCAGGCACCCTGTCAGCGTTTCTTGAATACTATAAAAATGTAGACTATTTCGAACTCTATAACCCAGCTGATAACACTGGGCCAATAGTGCTGCCAGCCAGTAATAAAACGGCGACGACCAGCTCGGTTTACCCTAATGGCAGTCATACGTTTTTTGCTAAAGCTTGTATAGAGAAAGAAATTACGTTAGCTGGACAAACCCGTATTCATCGAGCCTGCTCTCAACCCTCTGCCAGACAGGTTATTGACATTGCTAATAGCACGATCCAAGGTCAAATTCATCCTTTGTCAGCGCCTAGCCGAGCTGAGCATTATCAGGGGCCAAGTGCTGAGCAGCTTGCACAACATCACAGTTTAGCCACCACAAGTGGTAGCTTTAGAGTGAATGAGCAAGGTGCGGCAACGTACTCAATACCTTTGCCATTGCCTAAAGGCATTGCAGGTGTAACACCTGAGGTCGCATTGACTTATAACAGTCAGTCTGGGCCTTCATCTGTGGCATTTGGTTGGCAGTTATCTGCGGGGTCAAGTATTACGCGTTGCAGACAAACAAAATTACATGATGGCAAATTTGAGGCAATTAAACCTGGGATTGCAGGGCATGACAGGTATTGTTTGGATGGTAGCCGACTTATTCTCACCAATGATGTGATCGAGGGCGAAATTGGCGCGCAGTATCGCAGTGAATTGGACTCGCAAATTCGCGTGGTCGTAGAGGCGCCTGAGCTATCGGGTACCAAACAGTTCGCAGTATATGGTAAAGATGGCAGCAAGCGTATTTACGGCGGCTCACCAGAAAGTGAGTTAGGCGGCACGTCGTCCCATGGTTGGTTACTGCGTCAAAGTATGGACAGAATTGCGGCCCTTGGTGAAGGGAATGCCCATAACATTGTGCATTATCACTACAGTAAAGGAAGCCAAGATTTGCCGGTTTTAGGTGACCTTGAAACCGTGTTGAGCAAAATTGAATACAGTGGCAACCTTGATGGAACAGGTAAGTACAGCGTTAAATTCAGATATCAAAAAGGAGCCGCTCGACAGTTAGCTTATGATTATTCACCGGCAAGTCAAGTCATGGTGTCACAAGCTGAATTGGTTAATATTTCAATTTATAACGGCAGTGAAATACTTAGCCATATTGACCTAAACTTTGAGCATGGCGCAAATGGTGCTCGGTTATTAAAAAGTGTCAGAGAATGTGCCAGCAATAGATTGGAAATTTGTAAAAAGCCGGTGGTCTTTGACTATACACAGACCTTTGCTCAGCCAGATCTTTCTGTTTCTGCCACGCTGGTAAGTGCGCCAGCCAGCAAAAAAGTGGTTGGGACGTCATTTGCTGACTTGCTCGGTAATGGCAAGCCGGCCTTGATCAGCCTGTCTCAAACTCATGACTCACGGCAACATCAACTGTGTATTATTGAGTCTGTCTCTTCACAAAGTTGTAGCCTCATTGATACCAATAACACCGCTGATAATCTAGAAATACTGGCGCTGGATAAAGAAGACGATGGTCGACAAGGGCTATTAATTAGAACGTCAAACGCAAGAAGTGACGCATCAATTAAGTGGGAATACTTTACGTTTGACGGCAGTCGTTGGCACAGGGAAGCCTTACCCGGTAGTCTTTCAATGCATCAATTGAGACTTGGGGATCTCAACGGCGATGGGTTCTCAGATCTGCTTTACACAGGTGGTCAAGGTTATAACACCTTTAAACAAATGTGGAACCAAAGGTATAAGGACTTCTCGTCTATGTCAGAAACGGTCGCATTGAACTACATCAATGACGACAAACCTTTTTATTTATTGGATGTGAACTTTGACGGGCTAGCCGATGTTGTGACGTCAAAATGTTCTGTGTCAGGATGCACCACTCAAGGGAAAGAGGATGTTGTTTTTGTTCACTTCAATCAATATGACTCTGGGGCGGACAAACATAAATTTGGTGATAGTCAAGTTGTGTATCTTGTAAATAGTCGGTTGATGCCAATGGACATCAATGCCGATGGTATTGTTGATTTGGGTTATGTGAACGCCGATAAAAAGTGGGCTTTTTCACTGTTAAAATCGTTTTCGGGTAGCTACTTGGCCAAAAGTGCGGAAATCACTTTGGAAACGCCAACGAACGCCAATATCAGCGCGGAAGATATCCATATTGCGCCTATACAGGCTGATCTAGATAAAGATGGCATTGCTGAGCTGTATGTAACGGGCCGAAACCTGCTAAATCAAAATTACTATTTGTATCGCTACGACTGGAAGCCAGCAACAAGTCGCTTCATGCTTGATGACCACAGCCCTGTTTATGAGTTGGGTCATCAACTTTCGGTGACAGATGGTATTTTCTTTTTAGATTATGACCACGATGGTGTCGATGAGCTGATATTGAATATTGGTAACACGCTGAAAGTTAAAGAAGCGGTATACAATGCGGAACCACCTGCTCAACTGCGACAGATCACCCAAGGATATGGCAACCAAACTAAGATCAACTATGGCTTAGCGTCAGATCCTAGTGTGTATACACTGGGCAGCCACAGTAAATCAGCGTTACTTGCCCAACAGTCAAATACGCGAGTGAGTGACTTGTATGGCAGTGCGTTTTTAGTAAAGCGGGTAACAACAGGGTCGCAGCAGACAATACAGGATATCACCTCAGAGGTAGATTTAGCGGTTGATTACCACTACGAAGGTGCTCGTGTGCAATTTGGCGGTAGAGGGTCATTGGGCTTTGAAGCATTGACAACCACCTCCCAAAAAGACGGAGTTACCTTTAAAACGCGAACTGAATATAGTCAAGCGTTCCCATTTATTGGTATGCCAACACGCACGCTTAAAACCATGACGACGGGCAACAATACTCTGGTTATCAGTGATGCAGGGAACCAGTACCGATACCATGTGAATGGGTGTGATAACGCAACGGGATCATGTGCTTACCAAAATGACATGGTGCCAGATTACTTCGCGGTATACACACATACAAGTAGAGAGTGCTCTGCTCGAATGGATATAGACTACGCGCGTTCCCTATATGATGTGTCTGGCTATGACTGTAGTGAAACAGTGATGAACCAAGATCGGTTTGCCAATGTTATCGACATGACGGTAAGTCAATATGACTCACTTATTGCCAGTGCCTTTTTAAACAATGCAAACGGCAATTTATTGTCATCAGTCACAACAGAAAATACTTATTACGGTGTTGAAGGCTGGTTAGAGCTGGGACGCTTGAAAACTGCACGGACCACCACAACACGCAGTAACGGTTTATCAGTTGTGAAAGACAGTGAGTTTGGTTACTACGCAGGTGGGCCACTTGATGGCATGCTTGCGTGGGAAGAGATAAACCCGACAGGTGGTTGTGATGAGTACCTAAAAACCAGCTATTTCTATGATGCAGTTGGCAACGTTACACGCAAAGAAACAGGTGGTAAAACAACCGGGTGTAGGGGCAATGCCAAGCGGATTGAAGTAACCAGTTACGATGCTGATGGACGATATATTAAAGCTCAGGACAATGGCTTATTTAGGACTTTCAATGTACATAGATACAACAAGTTCGGACAAGCAACAGAAACATCCAATACAGATGGTGTGCGTCAGTACCTTAAATTCGATGAGTTTGGAGGGGCAATTGGGCGCTATTCAGCGACGGGCGCACAGCAATATACATTAAGGGCTGAATGTCCGTACGATGTTAACCACTGTGCAGTCGCAATTAATAGCTATAAAAATACGGAGCTGTTGAGCCAACAATTTTTAGATAAACAAGGTCGAGAAATTGGAACTAGAGCGCTGACCGCTGGTGGCCAGTGGCTGTTCTCACAACAGCATTATGATGCATGGGGTCGAGTTGTTAAGCAGATCCCAGCGGGTCAGCCAAGTATTGAGACGGTGTTTGATGTATTTGATAACCCAGTCAAGGTGACAGACCATCAAACAGGCCTTGTGACGACATCATCTAATGCTGGTCGCGTAGTGACCAGTAAGGTAACGGGTAATGTACCTGGCAATGCACAAACCCAAATCACAACGTTTAACGTGTACGGTGAAAAAGAAACCGAAACCGACAATGGAGGTCATACTTTAACCTATACGTACAATGTTCTTGGCCAAGTTGAAACCGTTAAGTCCAGTGCTGACGGCGACAAAGTGCTTATCGTCAATAGCTATAATTTACAAACTGGATTAAAGGTGAGCCAAACCGATTTAGATGCGGGTACGTGGCGCTATACCTACAATGGGTTTGGTGAATTAATAGAGCAAGAAGACGCTAACGGAAATGTTCATCTATTTGATTACGATGAAGCTGGTCGTAAAACATCTCACAAAGTCAACGCGGTTAATGTTGCTACATGGGTGTTCGATAACACGAAAAAGCATCGCTTAGCCTATGAATATACGAGTGATTGGTCAAAAAGTTATATTTACGATGAGTTTGGGCGGGGCGTTGCCTCAGTCACAGACTTTGATAGTTCGGCACTCGATTGTAAGAGTGTGGACCATGTGTCGTATGAACCCTCAAGCAAAGATGTTCGAATATCCGCAACCCTCGCATCCGTGAGTGCCAGTCACTGTGTTGTGCAGCTGACGACATTTGATGAGTTTGGTCGCGTATTCCAACAGTTTGATGATTATCGTCGCCTTAAGCAGAGAAATGAATACATAGAAGCACAGGGTGTTCATTTTACCTATCACGCTGGTCAGGTTGTCAAAAAGCAAGAAGCGCGCGAGGGAAGCAATGGGGCAGTCTATTATCAATTTTCGCAAGAAGATGGTGCTGGGCGTGTGACTCACTACAATAAAGGTCGCTTTGCCATGTCGATTGGTTACAGTGATACCGGCTTTTTGAGCACTTTAAATGTAGGGGGCAGCCATGAGTATATTCAATCACATAGCTATGAATTTGATGGACTGGGTAACCTCACATCCAGCGCATTTACTTTAGATGGTGGGGCAATTGAAGCCACTAGATTTGAATATGACTCGCTAAACCGTGTTACAACGGTGGATGGGAGCGTGGCATTTGCTTATGATGCAAACGGTAACCTCACCGCAAAGTCTGGTTGGACGCAGCACTATGATGGGGTCAAGCCACATGCGATTTCAAAGCGTGTGAAGGGCAACCAAATAGAAGTGTTTGACTATGATAGCAATGGCAATCAAATCAGCGCGGTGATGACCAACCATGGCGTGACTGCGTCTCAACGCAGTGTGGTGTACTCTGCACGCAATAAGGCCACGGATATCACAGTCAACGGTGAATTGGTTCAGTTTAGTTATGATACCAATAACCGACGCTTTAAACGTGTTGAGCACAATAAAACCATTTACTACGTCGGCGCACTTGAAATCGTCAAAGAGCGTGGTTCAGAGGCTTTATCTACGCAAACGTATATTCGCCGTAATATAGGTAATGACGCGGTAAAAACGTACCATGAAAATGGCCAAGAGAGTGTGCAATGGTTATTTACAGACCATCAAGGCTCTGTTGTTGCAGTCGTCAATAACGGTGGCAAGCTGTTAAAGCGCTTTAGCTATGATGTATTTGGCAAGCAGTCAGAAGTACCTATGCCAAACAAGGACTTAGACAAACAAAACTGGGCCCTTGAAACAGGTCTGTTTTGGACTGTCGCGAGCAATCAAAGGGCGTATACAGGCCATGAACCGGTCAAGTTTGGTGACGATACCCGCATCATTCATATGAATGGTCGGATCTACGATGCAGACACCGGCCGATTTATGCAAACCGACCCGTTTGTTCAAGCGCCAAGTAATTTGCAGAACTATAACCGCTATAGTTATGTGCTGAATAACCCGCTGTCGTTTACGGATCCGAGTGGGTATTTGTTTACGAAGCCAGCTAAAAAAGTTTTCAGAAACTTTATTAGAGCGCATGCGAAAATATATGGTCCCGAATTAACAAACATGGTAGGAAATTTTGTCTTTTCTAAATTTGGGGGCGCATTCGGTAGTGCATATTGGAGTTATAACTATTCTCGTGCCATGGGAGGGAGCTCATCAGAGGCATTTAAAGCTGGCGCGATAGCAGGCTTTTCAGCATTGGCTTTCAAACAAATCGGCGATGCTTTTGATAATACTGGAGGGGCTTTCTGGAAAACAGGAGGTGCAGGTCACATAGGTGCGCATGCACTTACAGGTGGGATTATATCCGAGCTACAGGGCGGTAAATTTGGTCATGGTTTCTGGAGTGCGGGTCTGACCAAAGGAGCACAAGTTTCTGGTATTGTAAACATGGATTATATTGTATTGGGCACAGTTCAATCCATGGTTATTGCAGGTACTGTGTCGAAGTTAACTGGAGGTAAATTCGCCAATGCTGCAGTGACAGGTGCATTCCAGTATTTGTATAATGCAAAGGGGGGGAATGCTGGAAAAGGTATAGCAAAAGCTCTTAAAGATTTACAAAGGCATTTCTTTGGTGATGATAGGACTAGACAGCAAAAGATAGCTGAATATACTCAGGAGCTGATGGACGACTTGCATATGCCAGCCGATAAGGCATATGAGCAAGCAAGGAAGTTCTACAGTATCAAGAATAAATCGTCTACGTTACAACCAGGCCCATATGCTAAAGAATCGATTCCTAGTCATATGGGCAGGCCTACCGCTACTGAGCAAAGGCAAGTGAATGAGCTCATGAAAAAATACGGTTGTCATACCTGCGGTACAAAAGATCCAGGAACTAAAAGTGGGAATGCTGTTGCGGATCATCAACCTCCACAAGCTCTCGGTGATCCGAAAGAGTTCTTCCCCCACTGCATTAATTGTGCCCGTAGGCAAGGTGGTCAAGTTAGGCAAGTGAAATTAAAGAGAGGAAATTAATGGAAATAACTTTACCAGTGCCGAATGCAATAGTTTTTTTATATGATTCGGCGAACCAAGATATTCAAATTCCAGAATATATTGATAATGTTTTAGTTGCTGCTAATGAAAAGTGTGTATCAATTGGTACACAACTTGATGTTGATGGTGACGTAACAATAAAGCTATCAAATCAGCGTGATGATTTAGATAAAAATTCGTGTGAACGAGTTTTTGATGGGGTTATTTGTACTCCGGGGAAAAAGTTAGCAGTATCTACCAGTGAAGATGAGGCCATTCTTCAGGTGGACGTAAAAGGAGATAAAGCTAAAGTCTCTGTTTGGGTTGATGATTCTTCGTTTCCTAGCTTGGTATTGATCGAAGTTCAGTAGCAAGACAGTAAAAATATAAATGACATATATGGACACTCCATTTATGTCAAGTTAAGCAAATCTATCGGGGCAGTTTTTACTGCCTCGTTATCGTTATTTTATTCCCTACTAGCCGCATTTCGATGATTAACCACTTGCAATAAAGCGTTGCTCTGAAGAAATATAAATGACACCCATTCCAATTTGGGGCGTCCCTGATAGGTACAGCCTCAATGGTTTATATGAATGGGTGTCATCTCAAAATTTTTTC
This genomic window from Pseudoalteromonas luteoviolacea contains:
- a CDS encoding RHS repeat-associated core domain-containing protein; protein product: MSKFNTLCLYLLMCIGFATQANASSKPQYCLGGTKTVGLDSGKTRQRFTVELADPRMASRFADVMMFTNGTVTNITAPNGHIYQTTRDFGVGSYRFISIFSWGNGANLDPVVCNRTLEVKPYSKPSIAFGHTRDANDDTKVTLTARVTDSASQIESFSLCQSNTAGACIDGGYRKTFNPNSSSDQSANITVGYDNDVHYTVKATNDINISDSKTITVHKATEEDRPSQVTLKVYDVDGNELANNSVLTVGTDVHAVVSIDDPDAQSYNWPSSAIINDTTVKNASTLTLAGVFETLSCFESGNKKQTACSERFSVTEDTTFTARSGSGTSNAIHLKTASLPSITEIALTNEFANANETVTLTFKAWDAGARVAQERLQVCVVPGSQSNITSCPSNHNRSGSLVYQNDKYALSFKAPSSNITAQYTVVILAKDDVIDKWVPGSVGLTVFVPVAILLNDPPSDSKVHNRNTTYTYHVKLGALSSAHLGAKINAIELYKSGESGVVVADAINPGNLDEQGLPSVFPIKWKPGNTLSDKQTFKVRARIAVNQTEMRYESVGEYRFTIESVAPTTPRLSITPSADAPGHFTLTMPPVNFADKYSIFERASNNTGTNLNDPQQWKQFEDIHFNSDSLKIEKEIRKSSDTFNETFTYCAVARNGNLSSSTNYNSIRNLCVTYTNNNEGGLPLPPRFTTDIDNIPSGPYTLAWSSEDQNSSSVRFKLESQVASGPWRTLLSNTRNRSFSVQSPAIQHEVNYRISACNVNNANKCARGQTLTLQHAPPIISLAKMCTTGDCLEIQGAGFHQQGPIFIQENLTAIPHQIAASNVTLTTSANGAQVLTVRNLPTDVKHAYHQGGISVGVKNKFINSPIVEYSTGEHIGEVIDPLNHTPTLGKSGQIYVGMNNKLCAFSGQNRKWCNTTGGFLSSRAIVTSSGIGTDVIFAGSRDHSIYAWNQNGTQLWKNTTQGAIEAEGLLVGERQTDATLFYGSDDGALYALNALDGETKYVYKLGARTIQKPMLVGDNEIWVTTSGDQLHVIKRGSAGLDRLNWGDLQRSALLDGFNRDIPTGWVPTNADHEATYTLLKLGYVILKRELSRFELSFLTYTVRYSNVTIQEVVDAMLQSDEGKRNHPESLSSAHFYDSISNAIFFAVKQEMLGSGRLYWVNQLNAGLSRTDFIVKLMNGSNEVSERYKPVVRSSLFYYYGLCHETSQCELTTDSDGDGVNDWIESELGTNKMDPRDGLLTPPSLALNQVEAGTLSAFLEYYKNVDYFELYNPADNTGPIVLPASNKTATTSSVYPNGSHTFFAKACIEKEITLAGQTRIHRACSQPSARQVIDIANSTIQGQIHPLSAPSRAEHYQGPSAEQLAQHHSLATTSGSFRVNEQGAATYSIPLPLPKGIAGVTPEVALTYNSQSGPSSVAFGWQLSAGSSITRCRQTKLHDGKFEAIKPGIAGHDRYCLDGSRLILTNDVIEGEIGAQYRSELDSQIRVVVEAPELSGTKQFAVYGKDGSKRIYGGSPESELGGTSSHGWLLRQSMDRIAALGEGNAHNIVHYHYSKGSQDLPVLGDLETVLSKIEYSGNLDGTGKYSVKFRYQKGAARQLAYDYSPASQVMVSQAELVNISIYNGSEILSHIDLNFEHGANGARLLKSVRECASNRLEICKKPVVFDYTQTFAQPDLSVSATLVSAPASKKVVGTSFADLLGNGKPALISLSQTHDSRQHQLCIIESVSSQSCSLIDTNNTADNLEILALDKEDDGRQGLLIRTSNARSDASIKWEYFTFDGSRWHREALPGSLSMHQLRLGDLNGDGFSDLLYTGGQGYNTFKQMWNQRYKDFSSMSETVALNYINDDKPFYLLDVNFDGLADVVTSKCSVSGCTTQGKEDVVFVHFNQYDSGADKHKFGDSQVVYLVNSRLMPMDINADGIVDLGYVNADKKWAFSLLKSFSGSYLAKSAEITLETPTNANISAEDIHIAPIQADLDKDGIAELYVTGRNLLNQNYYLYRYDWKPATSRFMLDDHSPVYELGHQLSVTDGIFFLDYDHDGVDELILNIGNTLKVKEAVYNAEPPAQLRQITQGYGNQTKINYGLASDPSVYTLGSHSKSALLAQQSNTRVSDLYGSAFLVKRVTTGSQQTIQDITSEVDLAVDYHYEGARVQFGGRGSLGFEALTTTSQKDGVTFKTRTEYSQAFPFIGMPTRTLKTMTTGNNTLVISDAGNQYRYHVNGCDNATGSCAYQNDMVPDYFAVYTHTSRECSARMDIDYARSLYDVSGYDCSETVMNQDRFANVIDMTVSQYDSLIASAFLNNANGNLLSSVTTENTYYGVEGWLELGRLKTARTTTTRSNGLSVVKDSEFGYYAGGPLDGMLAWEEINPTGGCDEYLKTSYFYDAVGNVTRKETGGKTTGCRGNAKRIEVTSYDADGRYIKAQDNGLFRTFNVHRYNKFGQATETSNTDGVRQYLKFDEFGGAIGRYSATGAQQYTLRAECPYDVNHCAVAINSYKNTELLSQQFLDKQGREIGTRALTAGGQWLFSQQHYDAWGRVVKQIPAGQPSIETVFDVFDNPVKVTDHQTGLVTTSSNAGRVVTSKVTGNVPGNAQTQITTFNVYGEKETETDNGGHTLTYTYNVLGQVETVKSSADGDKVLIVNSYNLQTGLKVSQTDLDAGTWRYTYNGFGELIEQEDANGNVHLFDYDEAGRKTSHKVNAVNVATWVFDNTKKHRLAYEYTSDWSKSYIYDEFGRGVASVTDFDSSALDCKSVDHVSYEPSSKDVRISATLASVSASHCVVQLTTFDEFGRVFQQFDDYRRLKQRNEYIEAQGVHFTYHAGQVVKKQEAREGSNGAVYYQFSQEDGAGRVTHYNKGRFAMSIGYSDTGFLSTLNVGGSHEYIQSHSYEFDGLGNLTSSAFTLDGGAIEATRFEYDSLNRVTTVDGSVAFAYDANGNLTAKSGWTQHYDGVKPHAISKRVKGNQIEVFDYDSNGNQISAVMTNHGVTASQRSVVYSARNKATDITVNGELVQFSYDTNNRRFKRVEHNKTIYYVGALEIVKERGSEALSTQTYIRRNIGNDAVKTYHENGQESVQWLFTDHQGSVVAVVNNGGKLLKRFSYDVFGKQSEVPMPNKDLDKQNWALETGLFWTVASNQRAYTGHEPVKFGDDTRIIHMNGRIYDADTGRFMQTDPFVQAPSNLQNYNRYSYVLNNPLSFTDPSGYLFTKPAKKVFRNFIRAHAKIYGPELTNMVGNFVFSKFGGAFGSAYWSYNYSRAMGGSSSEAFKAGAIAGFSALAFKQIGDAFDNTGGAFWKTGGAGHIGAHALTGGIISELQGGKFGHGFWSAGLTKGAQVSGIVNMDYIVLGTVQSMVIAGTVSKLTGGKFANAAVTGAFQYLYNAKGGNAGKGIAKALKDLQRHFFGDDRTRQQKIAEYTQELMDDLHMPADKAYEQARKFYSIKNKSSTLQPGPYAKESIPSHMGRPTATEQRQVNELMKKYGCHTCGTKDPGTKSGNAVADHQPPQALGDPKEFFPHCINCARRQGGQVRQVKLKRGN